In Phyllobacterium zundukense, one DNA window encodes the following:
- a CDS encoding aldose epimerase family protein translates to MNTEVFGHTSDGEAVHRITISGGGLTAKVLTWGAVIQDLRLKGHEYPLVLGYQDFADYPVHSPYLGATVGRSINRIRNGELTIDGKTYALERNFHGLHNIHGGSEGAGNRNWEVVAVGPDYVTLTIQLGDGEMGFPGNLSITCTYMLESKGTLAIRMDAVTDKPTICNLAHHSYFNLDDGGATDALGHQVRIDGQAYLPVDADLIPDGRVLPVAGTTHDFREYRTIRRDENGQQIVYDNNFCLASQRQPLRLVASAKGAYSGIEMNVLTTEPGVQFYAGNTLGGRPPIGLTGNTYGNYAGFCFEAQIWPDSTHFPYFPQAILRPDETYSQMTKYSFKKA, encoded by the coding sequence ATGAACACAGAAGTTTTCGGCCACACGTCTGATGGCGAGGCAGTCCACCGCATTACGATTTCCGGCGGCGGGCTGACCGCCAAAGTCCTGACATGGGGCGCAGTAATTCAGGATCTGCGTCTCAAAGGTCACGAGTATCCGCTGGTTCTCGGCTATCAGGATTTTGCTGATTATCCGGTGCATTCGCCCTATCTGGGTGCGACGGTTGGCCGCTCCATCAACCGTATTCGCAATGGCGAACTGACGATCGATGGCAAGACCTATGCGCTTGAGCGAAATTTTCACGGCCTGCACAACATCCACGGCGGCAGCGAGGGTGCGGGCAATCGTAACTGGGAAGTCGTCGCAGTTGGTCCGGATTACGTGACGCTCACCATCCAGCTTGGTGACGGTGAGATGGGCTTTCCAGGTAATCTGAGCATCACCTGCACTTACATGCTGGAATCGAAGGGAACGCTGGCGATCCGCATGGATGCCGTTACGGACAAGCCGACGATCTGCAACCTAGCTCATCACAGCTATTTCAATCTCGATGATGGTGGCGCAACCGATGCGCTTGGCCATCAGGTCCGGATCGATGGGCAGGCCTATCTTCCGGTCGATGCCGATCTTATTCCGGACGGACGGGTTTTGCCGGTTGCTGGAACGACCCATGATTTTCGTGAATACCGTACGATCCGCCGCGATGAAAACGGCCAGCAGATCGTCTATGACAACAATTTCTGCCTTGCCAGCCAGCGTCAGCCTCTGCGTCTCGTTGCTTCCGCCAAGGGTGCTTATTCAGGTATCGAGATGAATGTGCTGACCACGGAACCTGGTGTTCAATTCTATGCAGGCAATACGCTTGGGGGACGCCCGCCAATCGGTCTGACTGGCAATACCTATGGCAATTACGCTGGATTCTGTTTTGAAGCGCAGATCTGGCCCGATTCCACGCAT